The sequence below is a genomic window from Alphaproteobacteria bacterium.
AAACTTTGTTCCCAGTTTAAGAGTTGCATCAGAAACTATTTCTCTATACTCAGCATCTCCTATAATTCTTCTACTACCTTTAATTTTAACAACAGAAACCAAAGAGCCGTCATTTGCAGCTAATGTAACATCATCAACAGCAGTTTCTAAATTAACAAAAGACTCCATATTTTGTTTTAAAGCAGAATAAAATCCTTCCGCAATTGTCTTAAAAAAGCTACTCATTTACATTAACCTCTTCTTCAGCTGTTTTTTCTTCTTTTATTTCTTTATCTAAAACTTCTTCTATACTATTCCAAGTAGAGCATGGCTGTTTTAAAAAGTCAACATTACTTTTCCAGTAATTTAACATTTGAGGAAACTCATTAAACTCCATTCCATCTTCTACTTCTATTTTTTTATCTAATGACATTAATCTAATTCCTTTTAATTTTTCAGGAATCATATTTCTTTCTTCATCACTCATAAATGAATTTATTATTTCAGCTAATATTTTAGGGTCATCAGTTCCTAAAATATCTTCAGCAATAGCTCTTCTTGAGCTTAAAACATCAAAGCATTTTCTCGCTTTATTAGCTATATTTGAATTATCACTTGACCTTGCAACATAAATAGCTCTTAACATATGATTTAACTCTGCTTGTGTGAATTCTGGGAGGTAAATCAAATACCCTGCTCTTCTTCTAGCACAAGCCAATAAGTTTAAAGTTTGGTAACAAAAAGAGCATGCTACATAATTTTCGTTACCACACTTTATAACTTCTTGGAATTTTTCAGATTTAAAACCACAAAAATGACAACAATTATCTTCACAATCTGATAAAGTGCAAATTTGCTCTTCATCTGATAACTTCTCATCAAATATCCCTAATCTTAAATCCATTTAGAACCCCTTTTTAATCAAGACCACCAACCAATAAATCCATTCCACCACCTTGACCAACTGTTGAGTTTATAATCACATTGATTAAGGCTGGTAAATATATAAAGAATGCCCCAGCACAAAGTCTAGACACCACATCTTTAGTTGACATCTTACCCCCCATGGAGGCATGTTCTTTTATCTTCATTATTCCGCTCATAGTAAATCCCAAACCAGCTATATAACAAGAAATTCTAAATAAACCTCCTGTGCTTCCAAGCTGATCGGACACTCTTTCTAGCATTTCACCCAAAGTATCAACTTGTGCAAAAGACAATTCTGGATGCAATAGCATAAATAATAAATAGTAGAACTTAAATTTATTCTTCATAATTAGCTAATACCAATCTCATCTATTGAAATATTTCCAGCATCTCCTACAGTAGAACCTCCAAAAACTTTTAATAGTGTTGGTAGAGATAAGAATAATGCACCAATTAGTAATCTACCCATTGGCATTTGAATTCCTGTATTTTGACCAGGCTTATCCATGTATTCTTTAAGTTTTAATAAACCAGCAATACCAAAAGAAAGCCCCGCTATATAAGAAACAACTTTAATTACATCAATAACACCTTTTAAATTTTTAGAAACATTCTTTGTAACCTCTACAATATCTTCAGCCGCTAAAACATTACCAGAAGCTAAAACACTAACTGTTAATGCTGCACATGATTTATAATATATATTTTTTAAGTTTTTCATATTTTTCCCTTTCTAAAAAAAACTTTATCCACTAAGCATTGTTTGGTGGAATATCCTAATTACCGGAGCCACATTCATTGCCATGACCCCACCTATCATATGAAGAGAAGCCGCTAAAACAGAAGCTTGCCCTCCATCAACATGAACTTTAAACAAGAAAAGACCTCTTATAAAAGCAATCAAACCAAATATTCTTATATATTGAAAAGTTGCATTCATAGCTCTTAAGATTCTATCAGCCTTTTCTGAATCTTTTTTCTGCACATAACTTAAATCACTTGTTGTCCAAGATTGTTGATCACTCATATCAATTTGATCCTCTCCAAAAAGAGTATTCTCTATTGTATTTACAGTAGCTGGCAATGACATTAACATAGAACCTATTATTAACATAGCCAAAGTTCCAGAAGCAGTACCTCTTTCTTTAAATCCAGGCTTAGTCATTCTATTAATAGATTTCATAACCATACCAAGCCCCATAATAAAAGCTATCATTCCAATTAAAAATATTAATGGCTTTCTTATATTTTTAATAAAATTAATGAAATAAACATCCATAGCAGCGATTTTTTTCTTCCAACCTGGCTTACCGGATTTTCCTTTAAAAGCCACTTTTAAATCGGCCCAGAAACCACTACTTTCTCCAGAATCTTTAGCATATGCTACAGAATTACTGAATACTGGCATATTGGGAGTTATAACTGTTCCCATAAAAAAGAACAGGCAAAAAATCATTAAAAATTTTCTAAAAGCTTTCATAATCAACTCTTTTTCTTTAAACCTACTAAAGAATTTAATATAAAAAGTAAGGCAAGTCAAACAATTTCTTTATTTTTTTAGATTTTTATGATAAGAAATATTAAGAAAAAAATTTAAAGGAGAAAAATATGAATGAAATTACTCAATATTTAATACTGACTTTACTTGGATATGCTTTTGGTAGCATACCATTTGGTTTAATATTTGCTAAGCTTTTAGGTCACGGAGATATAAGAAAAATTGGATCTGGAAATATTGGAGCAACAAATGCTCTAAGAACAGGAAGTAAAAAGCTAGCTTTACTAACTTTAATATGTGATATGTTAAAAGGTGTTGCTCCAGTATTAATAGCTAAGTCCTGTTGTCCTGAATATATTATTATAGCTGGTATCGGAGCGATTATTGGACACTGTTTCCCTATCTGGTTGAGATTCAAAGGGGGAAAAGGTGTTGCAACAACACTTGGTGTTTTACTTGCTATTTCTCCAATATTAGGTTTATTAGTTTGTTTAACTTGGTTAGTTGTAGCTATTACTTTTAAAATCTCATCATTGTCTGCTTTAGTTGCTATTTTATTAGCACCTATTTATAATTTTTTCCTATTAGATGAAAAAAGTGCAATTTTAGCAATGGGAATAACTATTATAGTTTGGCTAAGACATAAAGATAACATCATTAGAATAATAAAAAGAGAAGAGAAAAAGATAGGTAAAAAATAAATGCCACATTTTAAGAATAAGATAGAGTTAAGCGAAAAAGAAAAACTAGAGTGGTTAAAATTAATAAGAACAGAGAATGTTGGCCCGATAACCTTTTATAAATTAATAGATAATTTTGGATCTGCAAAGAAAGCTTTAGAAGAAATTCCTAACATAGCTAAAAGAGGTGGAAAATTATCAAAAGTAAAAATACCTAGCGATAAAGAAGTGCTAGATGAATATAAAAGGCTAAAGAAACTAGGAGGAGAAATAGTTTGTGCTTGCGAGCCTCAGTATTCAGAAGCTTTACTTGCATGTGATGACTGCCCTCCTGTTTTAATGTGCTTAGGAGACACATCTTTATTAAATAAGAAAAACATAGCTGTAATTGGGAATAGAAACCCTACAATAGTATCTAAAAATATGGCAAGAAGAATATCTATGGACTTAGGTGAAAAAGGTTTTGTTATTGCCTCAGGGTTAGCTAGTGGCATAGATACATGTGCTCATGAAGGAGGCTTAGCTAACGGAACTATAGCCGTTCTTGGAGGTGGAGTCGATGTAATTTATCCTAAGGAAAACCTTAACATTTATAACGAAATTAAAACTAAAGGATTAATTATATCAGAAGTTCCTATGGGTACACAACCTATAGCAAGACACTTCCCTAAAAGAAATCGTATCGTTGCAGGCTTATCTAGAGCAACAGTTGTAATTGAAGCTAAATTACAATCAGGCTCTCTAATAACAGCAAAACAAGCTCTTGATTATGGTAGAGATGTAATGGCAGTCCCTGGTCATCCAATGGAACCTAAAGCAAAAGGCACTAACAGCCTAATTCAGAGACAAGGAGCAAACTTAGTAACCTCTGCTAATGATATTATTGAAGCAATGGACAAAATGATAAAACCTCTATTTAAAGAGGAGGACTTACTTTCATTTGATTTTGAGCCCATACAAACAAAAGAAGTAAATATTGAAGATTTAGATGAAACTAAAGATATTTTATTAAATGAATATATAAATTATGTACCTATAGAAATAAACTCTATAATTTCTGATAGCAAAATGCCTGTTAACCTAATATTAACAGCTCTTTTAGATTTAGAGCTTGCGGG
It includes:
- the plsY gene encoding glycerol-3-phosphate 1-O-acyltransferase PlsY — protein: MNEITQYLILTLLGYAFGSIPFGLIFAKLLGHGDIRKIGSGNIGATNALRTGSKKLALLTLICDMLKGVAPVLIAKSCCPEYIIIAGIGAIIGHCFPIWLRFKGGKGVATTLGVLLAISPILGLLVCLTWLVVAITFKISSLSALVAILLAPIYNFFLLDEKSAILAMGITIIVWLRHKDNIIRIIKREEKKIGKK
- the dprA gene encoding DNA-processing protein DprA, with the translated sequence MPHFKNKIELSEKEKLEWLKLIRTENVGPITFYKLIDNFGSAKKALEEIPNIAKRGGKLSKVKIPSDKEVLDEYKRLKKLGGEIVCACEPQYSEALLACDDCPPVLMCLGDTSLLNKKNIAVIGNRNPTIVSKNMARRISMDLGEKGFVIASGLASGIDTCAHEGGLANGTIAVLGGGVDVIYPKENLNIYNEIKTKGLIISEVPMGTQPIARHFPKRNRIVAGLSRATVVIEAKLQSGSLITAKQALDYGRDVMAVPGHPMEPKAKGTNSLIQRQGANLVTSANDIIEAMDKMIKPLFKEEDLLSFDFEPIQTKEVNIEDLDETKDILLNEYINYVPIEINSIISDSKMPVNLILTALLDLELAGRIETHSGNKVSLLS